From Desmodus rotundus isolate HL8 chromosome 12, HLdesRot8A.1, whole genome shotgun sequence, one genomic window encodes:
- the HAO2 gene encoding 2-Hydroxyacid oxidase 2 isoform X1: protein MDQTEICPEMSMVCLTDFEAHAQKCLSKSTWDYIEGAAGEGFTRDDNIAAFKKIRLRPRYLKDVSQVDTRTTIQGEEISAPICISPTGFHRLAWPDGEMSTARAAQAAGICYITSTYASCTLEDIVAAAPRGFWWFQLYVQTDRQLNKQLIQKVESLGFRALVITVDVPKLGNRRHDIRNQLNLKTNLLLKDLRSLTERNSTPHLQMFPIDSAFSWEDLSWVQSITQLPIILKGILTKEDAELALKHKVHGIIVSNHGGRQLDDVPASIDALTEVVAAVKGKLEVYLDGGVRTGNDVLKALALGAKCVFLGRPILWGLACKGEHGVEEVLNILKDEFHTSMALTGCRSVAEINRNLIQFSRL from the exons GTCCAGAAATGTCCATGGTATGTTTGACAGACTTTGAGGCCCATGCTCAGAAGTGTCTATCCAAGTCAACTTGGGATTACATTGAAGGAGCAGCTGGTGAAGGCTTCACCAGGGACGACAACATCGCAGCATTTAAAAA AATCCGCCTCCGTCCCCGGTACCTGAAAGATGTGTCGCAGGTGGACACCCGGACCACAATCCAAGGGGAGGAGATCAGTGCCCCCATCTGCATCTCACCTACGGGTTTCCACCGCCTCGCTTGGCCAGATGGGGAGATGAGCACAGCCAGAG CTGCCCAAGCAGCCGGCATCTGCTACATCACCAGCACCTATGCCAGCTGTACCCTTGAAGACATCGTTGCTGCTGCCCCCAGAGGCTTCTGGTGGTTCCAACTCTACGTGCAGACAGATCGGCAGCTAAACAAACAGCTGATCCAGAAGGTAGAATCCTTGGGTTTCAGAGCTCTGGTAATCACCGTGGACGTGCCCAAACTTGGCAACAGGCGACATGATATTCGAAACCAATTGAACTTGAAGACGAATTTATTGCTAAAGGATCTTCGATCACTTACGGAG agaAATTCAACACCTCATCTGCAGATGTTTCCCATTGACTCAGCCTTCTCCTGGGAGGATCTCTCCTGGGTCCAAAGCATAACTCAGTTGCCCATCATCCTTAAAGGGATCTTGACAAAAGAGGATGCAGAGTTAGCCTTGAAGCACAAAGTCCACGGCATCATCGTTTCCAACCATGGCGGAAGGCAGCTTGATGACGTTCCTGCTTCT ATCGACGCCTTGACGGAGGTGGTTGCTGCTGTGAAAGGGAAGCTGGAAGTGTACCTGGACGGTGGGGTCCGAACCGGCAACGACGTGCTCAAGGCTCTGGCCCTTGGGGCGAAGTGTGTTTTCCTGGGGAGACCAATCCTCTGGGGTCTTGCTTGCAAG ggTGAACATGGTGTCGAGGAAGttctgaacattttaaaagatgagttCCACACTTCCATGGCCCTTACAG GCTGCCGGTCGGTCGCTGAGATCAATCGGAACCTGATCCAGTTCTCCAGGTTGTAA
- the HAO2 gene encoding 2-Hydroxyacid oxidase 2 isoform X2, which translates to MSMVCLTDFEAHAQKCLSKSTWDYIEGAAGEGFTRDDNIAAFKKIRLRPRYLKDVSQVDTRTTIQGEEISAPICISPTGFHRLAWPDGEMSTARAAQAAGICYITSTYASCTLEDIVAAAPRGFWWFQLYVQTDRQLNKQLIQKVESLGFRALVITVDVPKLGNRRHDIRNQLNLKTNLLLKDLRSLTERNSTPHLQMFPIDSAFSWEDLSWVQSITQLPIILKGILTKEDAELALKHKVHGIIVSNHGGRQLDDVPASIDALTEVVAAVKGKLEVYLDGGVRTGNDVLKALALGAKCVFLGRPILWGLACKGEHGVEEVLNILKDEFHTSMALTGCRSVAEINRNLIQFSRL; encoded by the exons ATGTCCATGGTATGTTTGACAGACTTTGAGGCCCATGCTCAGAAGTGTCTATCCAAGTCAACTTGGGATTACATTGAAGGAGCAGCTGGTGAAGGCTTCACCAGGGACGACAACATCGCAGCATTTAAAAA AATCCGCCTCCGTCCCCGGTACCTGAAAGATGTGTCGCAGGTGGACACCCGGACCACAATCCAAGGGGAGGAGATCAGTGCCCCCATCTGCATCTCACCTACGGGTTTCCACCGCCTCGCTTGGCCAGATGGGGAGATGAGCACAGCCAGAG CTGCCCAAGCAGCCGGCATCTGCTACATCACCAGCACCTATGCCAGCTGTACCCTTGAAGACATCGTTGCTGCTGCCCCCAGAGGCTTCTGGTGGTTCCAACTCTACGTGCAGACAGATCGGCAGCTAAACAAACAGCTGATCCAGAAGGTAGAATCCTTGGGTTTCAGAGCTCTGGTAATCACCGTGGACGTGCCCAAACTTGGCAACAGGCGACATGATATTCGAAACCAATTGAACTTGAAGACGAATTTATTGCTAAAGGATCTTCGATCACTTACGGAG agaAATTCAACACCTCATCTGCAGATGTTTCCCATTGACTCAGCCTTCTCCTGGGAGGATCTCTCCTGGGTCCAAAGCATAACTCAGTTGCCCATCATCCTTAAAGGGATCTTGACAAAAGAGGATGCAGAGTTAGCCTTGAAGCACAAAGTCCACGGCATCATCGTTTCCAACCATGGCGGAAGGCAGCTTGATGACGTTCCTGCTTCT ATCGACGCCTTGACGGAGGTGGTTGCTGCTGTGAAAGGGAAGCTGGAAGTGTACCTGGACGGTGGGGTCCGAACCGGCAACGACGTGCTCAAGGCTCTGGCCCTTGGGGCGAAGTGTGTTTTCCTGGGGAGACCAATCCTCTGGGGTCTTGCTTGCAAG ggTGAACATGGTGTCGAGGAAGttctgaacattttaaaagatgagttCCACACTTCCATGGCCCTTACAG GCTGCCGGTCGGTCGCTGAGATCAATCGGAACCTGATCCAGTTCTCCAGGTTGTAA